The stretch of DNA CGAGCCATGGCATTACTCTGGAACTTTCATCCATTTTGTCGCAAAACTCGGACAGCGATGGATGGCTGCTTATGCCCCTTTGAACAACTCAACGGTTTCCGCTATCACAATAACTGGGTGCGCAATCTGCTGATTGCCTCATCGTTGAATGGCAGAAGGCCGTTGCCCAAGAAAGCTGACACAAAATAAGTTGGAACTAGGCCTAAGTCCAGGGGACGAGCTTTTCCCCGGCTATGGCTCCAACTTCGAGGACGGTCGAGTATCAAACAACATCTACTTCACGGTTACCCTGGATGCCGCTATCTGGGGTGCGGAGTTGGCCAAAGGTAAGGAGCCAGGTCGAATCTACGTTGTCGAGCCCACAGGCCCTTTCGAAGACGACCCCAACCTGACAAATAAGCGTTTCCCTGGCAATCCGACCAAATCTTACAGAAGTCGAGTCCCACTGCGTGTAGTTAGCGAGGTCAAAGACTGGGCAGGCCATCCACCGGACGTGCTGCAAGCCATGCGAGATCATCTGGCTGAGCTGGAGCGACAGGGACTGGCAATTATTGAAGACTAATTCCCGCGATCGCCTCGTTAGGCTAACTATGTATTCAGTGTCAGATCCGGTGGATAACGGTGAAGTTGTGCGGCGGCAGATAGCCTCGAACACCTACCGATAACCTCTGTTCCGTCCGCACCAACGCAGTGTTAGCTGGCTGGCAACTACTCAAGTTTTACTCCAACAACCAAGCAAACAAATCTTTGATTGTAAGCTGTAACTCACTTGCAAACGATGGTACAGGAACAACTTCATCTGGCTCATCCAACACTTCAGGTTCTTGCTTGGGACGATAGACAAACACGGTTTGTTCATCTGGATCGATTAACCAACCCATTTGGGTTCCATGTCGTAGACAGTGAAGGATATTCTTAGTTACTTTTGTTTGGCTTTGGTCAGGAGACAGAATTTCAATTGTCCAATCTGGCGCAGCAGAGAACGTGTTGGCAACCTCTCCATTCTCATCACGGGGAATTCGGTTCCAAAGAAACACTGCAACATCCGGAACCGTTGAGCGACCACCAAAGGTACTGCGTAGCTCAGGAAATGCACGAGCAATACACTTGGACTTAACTACCCCATTTATAGCAGGTACGAGTTCCCCCTGGATAGCACTATGTTTCCCTTGAGGCATCGGTTTCTGAATAATTTGACCATCAATGTATTCACTCGCAGGTTTCGTTTCTG from Leptolyngbya sp. KIOST-1 encodes:
- a CDS encoding Uma2 family endonuclease, which gives rise to MVQTPSKTLTLAEFLQLPETKPASEYIDGQIIQKPMPQGKHSAIQGELVPAINGVVKSKCIARAFPELRSTFGGRSTVPDVAVFLWNRIPRDENGEVANTFSAAPDWTIEILSPDQSQTKVTKNILHCLRHGTQMGWLIDPDEQTVFVYRPKQEPEVLDEPDEVVPVPSFASELQLTIKDLFAWLLE
- the arr gene encoding NAD(+)--rifampin ADP-ribosyltransferase, encoding MAEGRCPRKLTQNKLELGLSPGDELFPGYGSNFEDGRVSNNIYFTVTLDAAIWGAELAKGKEPGRIYVVEPTGPFEDDPNLTNKRFPGNPTKSYRSRVPLRVVSEVKDWAGHPPDVLQAMRDHLAELERQGLAIIED